A portion of the Deltaproteobacteria bacterium genome contains these proteins:
- a CDS encoding NDP-sugar synthase: MQGLRSLPLRHGSETRCAIRALHRACARGRPGSVAASARGAGDACRAAPRGARTRPSVKAMILAAGLGTRMAPLARTHAKPALPVLGVPVILRLVRMLAEQGIAEVVVNTHAHPESLRAALAASPVPIEWIGEPGLRGSGGGVRGARAALEGSEPFLVLNGDMCLDLDVASLLQRHRSRRALLTLALRDDPRKRDFGSIGYDSDGDVRRITERIDLGGEKGSGLFIGVQVMEPAIFTHMPEAERFEIVPDVWVPALRAGDRIASWVQPEGARWSPVGSPRELLDANLEALAASPGARIHATAIAPAWIDAGVEIGAGARIGPRAVLGRRARIGANARIEDSLVLPEAQVPAGAQLVRAIAFGDEVWRDE, from the coding sequence ATGCAAGGACTACGGTCGCTTCCGCTACGTCACGGAAGTGAAACGCGATGCGCGATACGCGCCCTTCATCGAGCGTGCGCGCGCGGCCGTCCTGGGAGCGTTGCCGCGTCTGCCCGCGGCGCAGGCGACGCTTGCCGGGCTGCTCCGCGAGGCGCTCGCACGAGGCCGTCCGTGAAGGCGATGATCCTCGCCGCTGGCCTCGGCACGCGAATGGCGCCGCTGGCCCGCACGCACGCAAAGCCCGCGCTGCCGGTGCTCGGCGTGCCCGTGATCCTGCGGCTGGTGCGAATGCTCGCCGAGCAGGGCATCGCGGAGGTCGTCGTGAACACGCACGCCCATCCCGAGAGCTTGCGCGCGGCGCTCGCGGCGAGTCCGGTTCCGATCGAGTGGATCGGGGAGCCGGGGCTTCGCGGCAGTGGCGGCGGCGTTCGCGGCGCTCGCGCAGCGCTCGAAGGCTCGGAGCCCTTCCTGGTGCTGAACGGAGACATGTGCCTGGACCTGGACGTCGCCTCGCTCTTGCAGCGCCACCGCTCGCGCCGAGCGCTGCTCACGCTTGCCCTTCGCGACGACCCGCGCAAGCGGGACTTCGGCTCGATCGGGTACGATTCGGACGGCGATGTGCGGCGGATCACCGAGCGGATCGACCTGGGAGGCGAGAAGGGGTCGGGGTTGTTCATCGGGGTGCAGGTCATGGAGCCCGCGATCTTCACGCACATGCCCGAGGCCGAGCGCTTCGAGATCGTTCCCGACGTCTGGGTGCCGGCGCTCCGGGCGGGCGATCGCATCGCGAGCTGGGTGCAGCCCGAAGGCGCGCGCTGGTCGCCGGTAGGATCGCCGCGCGAGCTCCTCGACGCGAACCTCGAGGCGCTCGCGGCTTCTCCGGGCGCGCGGATCCACGCAACCGCGATCGCGCCGGCGTGGATCGACGCGGGCGTCGAGATCGGAGCGGGCGCGCGGATCGGACCGCGCGCGGTGCTCGGACGCCGAGCCAGGATCGGGGCGAACGCGCGGATCGAGGACTCGCTCGTGCTGCCCGAGGCGCAGGTGCCGGCGGGTGCGCAGCTCGTGCGCGCGATCGCGTTCGGCGACGAGGTCTGGCGCGATGAGTGA
- a CDS encoding MBL fold metallo-hydrolase — protein MSEVLFIGTGDAFNSGGRRNSAILVREHGRTLLLDCGPTTLAGLSELGVDPLEIDAIALSHFHGDHIAGVPFLLLDYQYQHPRDRPLSILGPPGVADSMAALTRAYGYHVEQQDRYALRFAEFSIDKPTEVAGFRVTPMPALHQEHTCPHMVRVDAERRSLVFSGDTGWHDELPKKVGDVDLFISECVFFDTEFAFHLSHQRLDRERARFECGAIRLTHLGHQVLSNESQVRFDTAHDGLRLIL, from the coding sequence ATGAGTGAGGTCCTCTTCATCGGCACGGGCGACGCCTTCAACAGCGGCGGCCGGCGCAACTCCGCGATCCTCGTGCGCGAGCACGGGCGAACGCTCCTCCTCGACTGCGGCCCGACGACGCTCGCGGGGCTATCGGAGCTCGGCGTCGACCCGCTCGAGATCGACGCCATCGCGCTCAGCCACTTTCACGGCGACCACATCGCAGGGGTGCCCTTCCTGCTGCTCGACTACCAGTACCAGCACCCTCGCGACCGGCCGCTCTCGATCCTCGGTCCTCCCGGCGTCGCCGACTCGATGGCGGCCCTCACGCGCGCCTACGGCTACCACGTCGAGCAGCAGGACCGGTACGCGCTGCGCTTCGCAGAGTTCAGCATCGACAAGCCCACGGAGGTCGCCGGCTTCCGAGTGACGCCGATGCCCGCCCTGCACCAGGAGCACACCTGCCCGCACATGGTGCGCGTCGACGCCGAGCGGCGATCGCTGGTCTTCTCGGGCGACACCGGCTGGCACGACGAGCTGCCGAAGAAGGTCGGAGACGTCGACCTGTTCATTTCGGAGTGCGTGTTCTTCGACACCGAGTTCGCCTTCCACCTCTCGCACCAACGTCTCGACCGCGAGCGAGCGCGCTTCGAATGCGGCGCGATCCGGCTCACGCACCTCGGACACCAGGTGCTCTCGAACGAGTCACAGGTGCGCTTCGACACCGCCCACGACGGGCTGCGCCTGATCCTCTAG
- a CDS encoding anhydro-N-acetylmuramic acid kinase, which translates to MSGTSADAIDAALVRIGGDPGDVELLAFREEPLEESLRARIHALASGAVELRALVQLDVELGERFAAAALGVAKQAGVALSRIRGIGSHGQTVGHFPEPQVRGTLQIGSAATIHERTGRPVVSDFRRADLAAGGQGAPLTPFFHYYRFADARERRALLNIGGFTNVTYLPDRDASRLLAFDPGPGNALLDRAARWASDGAERFDRDGLRSLRGRVREELVEEWLADPYFALPPPKSTGHERFGEAFFARARVQLLERGGSPDDLCATLARFTIESVARAARAFFPEPAQRWILYGGGVRNPALLEGLRARLAPAPVETTDRYGVPSGALEAIAFAVLGHCASIGLASNLPAATGAKRGVCLGALSPPDAFRA; encoded by the coding sequence ATGTCGGGCACGAGCGCGGACGCGATCGATGCCGCGCTGGTGCGGATCGGCGGCGATCCCGGCGACGTCGAGCTGCTCGCGTTCCGCGAGGAGCCGCTCGAGGAGTCGCTTCGCGCGCGCATCCATGCGCTCGCTTCCGGCGCGGTCGAGCTGCGCGCGCTGGTTCAGCTCGACGTGGAGCTCGGCGAGCGCTTCGCCGCGGCCGCGCTCGGCGTCGCGAAGCAGGCGGGCGTCGCGCTTTCGCGCATCCGCGGCATCGGCTCGCACGGCCAGACCGTCGGACACTTCCCTGAGCCGCAGGTGCGCGGCACGCTGCAGATCGGCTCGGCCGCGACCATCCACGAGCGGACCGGGCGGCCGGTCGTCTCTGACTTCCGGCGCGCGGATCTCGCGGCCGGAGGGCAGGGCGCTCCGCTCACGCCGTTCTTCCACTACTACCGCTTCGCCGACGCGCGCGAGCGGCGGGCGCTGCTGAACATCGGCGGCTTCACGAACGTGACCTACCTGCCGGATCGCGACGCATCGCGCCTGCTCGCGTTCGACCCCGGCCCCGGCAACGCGCTGCTCGACCGCGCCGCACGCTGGGCGAGCGACGGCGCGGAGCGCTTCGATCGCGACGGGCTGCGCAGCCTGCGCGGCCGCGTCCGCGAGGAGCTGGTGGAGGAGTGGCTGGCCGATCCGTACTTCGCGCTGCCCCCGCCCAAGAGCACCGGCCACGAGCGCTTCGGCGAGGCGTTCTTCGCGCGCGCGCGCGTGCAGCTGCTCGAGCGCGGCGGCTCGCCCGACGATCTCTGCGCGACGCTCGCGCGCTTCACGATCGAGAGCGTCGCGCGCGCAGCTAGAGCCTTCTTTCCCGAGCCGGCGCAGCGCTGGATCCTGTACGGCGGCGGCGTGCGAAATCCGGCGCTGCTCGAGGGGCTGCGGGCGCGGCTCGCGCCCGCTCCGGTCGAGACGACCGATCGCTACGGCGTGCCGAGCGGAGCGCTCGAGGCGATCGCGTTTGCCGTTCTCGGTCACTGCGCCAGCATCGGACTGGCCTCGAACCTGCCCGCAGCGACCGGCGCGAAGCGCGGGGTCTGTCTGGGCGCGCTCTCTCCGCCCGACGCCTTCCGCGCCTGA
- a CDS encoding glycosyltransferase family 4 protein gives MRIALLTYRGNMFCGGQGVYAAALARGLHELGHEVHVISGPPAPELAPGIPLHMIPNENFFALPMAQALPKDDPFRALTPGNLWELGLTRLGVFPEMTTFGFRLLLRWRELQRRHRFDVVLDNQSLSWGLLLLQASGIPVTAMVHHPLHIDRIADFEIDPRFRRKWRRTLYFPLFMQEFVVPRLARILTVSNASAVEIERYFSVPQKEISVVYNGTDSEVFHPLDRPKETDLIFIGRTEDRKKGIPYLLEALAKTPEHITLKIVDGRIPEDGLVPRKLRELGLEKRVVLLKRMLTVEELVEQYSTARIALVPSFFEGFGFPASEAMACGLPVIATIGGALPEVVGTSGEAGRVVPFRDPGALAEAITDLCTLPHSRVAEMGRAARRRVQHVFSWREAAGRTADVLAEVVRAHRRPR, from the coding sequence ATGCGGATCGCCCTGCTCACCTACCGTGGAAACATGTTCTGTGGCGGACAGGGCGTGTACGCCGCCGCCCTCGCGCGCGGCCTGCACGAGCTCGGCCACGAGGTGCACGTGATCTCGGGCCCGCCCGCGCCCGAACTCGCGCCCGGCATCCCGCTGCACATGATCCCGAACGAGAACTTCTTCGCGCTTCCGATGGCGCAGGCGCTGCCGAAGGACGACCCGTTCCGCGCGCTCACGCCCGGCAATCTCTGGGAGCTCGGCCTGACGCGGCTCGGCGTGTTTCCGGAGATGACGACCTTCGGCTTCCGGCTGCTGCTGCGCTGGCGCGAGCTGCAGCGGCGCCACCGCTTCGACGTGGTGCTCGACAACCAGTCCCTGTCCTGGGGCTTGCTCCTGCTGCAGGCGAGCGGGATTCCGGTGACCGCGATGGTGCATCACCCGCTGCACATCGACCGGATCGCGGATTTCGAGATCGACCCGCGCTTCCGGCGCAAGTGGCGCCGCACGCTGTACTTCCCGCTGTTCATGCAGGAGTTCGTGGTGCCGCGGCTGGCGCGGATCCTGACCGTCTCCAACGCCTCGGCGGTGGAGATCGAGCGCTATTTCAGCGTGCCGCAGAAGGAGATCTCGGTCGTCTACAACGGCACGGACAGCGAGGTCTTCCACCCGCTCGACCGGCCGAAGGAGACGGACCTGATCTTCATCGGGCGGACCGAGGACCGGAAGAAGGGGATCCCGTACCTGCTCGAGGCGCTCGCGAAGACGCCGGAACACATCACGCTGAAGATCGTCGACGGGCGCATCCCCGAGGACGGCCTGGTGCCGCGCAAGCTGCGCGAGCTCGGGCTCGAGAAGCGCGTCGTGCTGCTGAAGCGCATGCTCACGGTCGAAGAGCTGGTCGAGCAGTACTCCACAGCGCGGATCGCGCTCGTGCCGTCCTTCTTCGAGGGCTTCGGCTTTCCGGCCTCGGAGGCCATGGCCTGCGGGCTGCCGGTGATCGCCACCATCGGCGGCGCGCTTCCCGAGGTCGTCGGCACCAGCGGCGAGGCCGGCCGCGTGGTGCCGTTCCGCGATCCGGGCGCGCTCGCCGAAGCCATCACCGACCTGTGTACGCTGCCACACTCGCGCGTGGCCGAGATGGGCCGCGCCGCGCGACGCCGCGTACAGCACGTGTTCTCCTGGCGCGAGGCCGCGGGACGCACCGCCGACGTGCTCGCCGAGGTCGTCCGTGCTCACCGTCGACCTCGATAG
- a CDS encoding class I SAM-dependent methyltransferase, with the protein MLTVDLDRLGLAPGDWLLDAGCGGGRHCFGALDRGVHTTGLDLDAASLRIARAGIHERCSRADGRLHGGVLRGDVFRLPFGDGRFDRVICSEVMEHVHDYGAALRELVRVLRPGGTIAVTIPTAITEWFYLAATRLYFESPGGHIRVFRPRELALALSRAGVRVDGVGFAHSLHTPYWLVRSALGLDDESPGPTRALRGFLIRAAVSRVWTRVEHALDWIWPKSLVLYGTRTSTGRPGGTP; encoded by the coding sequence GTGCTCACCGTCGACCTCGATAGGCTCGGACTCGCGCCCGGCGACTGGCTGCTCGATGCCGGCTGCGGCGGCGGCCGCCACTGCTTCGGCGCGCTCGACCGCGGTGTGCACACGACCGGGCTCGATCTCGACGCCGCGTCGCTTCGCATCGCGCGCGCCGGCATCCACGAGCGCTGCAGCCGCGCCGACGGGAGGCTCCACGGCGGCGTCCTGCGCGGGGACGTCTTCCGGCTGCCGTTCGGCGACGGGCGCTTCGATCGCGTGATCTGCTCCGAGGTGATGGAGCACGTCCACGACTACGGCGCCGCTCTACGCGAGCTGGTGCGCGTACTGCGTCCCGGCGGGACGATCGCGGTGACGATCCCGACCGCGATCACCGAGTGGTTCTATCTCGCCGCGACACGGCTCTACTTCGAGAGCCCCGGGGGACACATCCGCGTGTTCCGGCCCCGCGAGCTGGCGCTCGCGCTCTCGCGCGCGGGCGTGCGCGTGGACGGAGTGGGCTTCGCGCACTCGCTGCACACGCCGTACTGGCTGGTGCGCTCGGCGCTCGGACTGGACGACGAGTCGCCGGGTCCGACGCGGGCGCTGCGCGGCTTCCTGATCCGGGCCGCGGTCTCGCGGGTCTGGACGCGCGTCGAGCACGCGCTCGACTGGATCTGGCCCAAGAGCCTGGTGCTCTACGGAACCCGCACCTCGACCGGCCGGCCGGGCGGAACGCCGTGA
- a CDS encoding glycosyltransferase family 4 protein → MRVAFLCYRGNMKSGGQGIYLHALTRELAGLGCEIDVFVGPPYPDPMPWARVQRLENQMFWGKRFDKRRGAFLPQPDPFLILRPLDFYEFAVTRFGFLPEPFAFSVRGALAVLRELRAGRRYDLVHDVQSVGYGLLFLQALGLPVVTTIHHPLSIDLRSSLARDRTFAERKGSLTFYPVRSQARTARRLAAVLTSSQASRAAIARDFGVSKQRIHDVRNGVELPERPVRRARPARPELLFVGRCGDPNKGLEYLLEAMALLPHEVGLRVLDYFPAHTPLEKRIDALNLAGRVRFTGKVSSEELARAYRDAAAVVLPSLFEGFGLPAIEALAAGTPIVASRAGALPEVIADAGAGTLVPPRDPAALAKAIAELLAGWDEAHEQALAARPRIEAVFGWRPTAERTLALYRRVIDEFRGAPQERGARA, encoded by the coding sequence ATGCGCGTCGCGTTTCTGTGTTACCGCGGGAACATGAAGAGCGGGGGCCAGGGGATCTACCTGCACGCGTTGACGCGCGAGCTCGCCGGGCTGGGCTGCGAGATCGACGTCTTCGTCGGCCCGCCCTACCCGGATCCGATGCCCTGGGCGCGCGTCCAGCGGCTCGAGAACCAGATGTTCTGGGGCAAGCGCTTCGACAAGCGCCGCGGCGCGTTCCTGCCGCAGCCCGATCCGTTCCTCATCCTGCGGCCGCTGGACTTCTACGAGTTCGCCGTGACCCGCTTCGGCTTCCTGCCCGAGCCGTTCGCGTTCAGCGTGCGCGGGGCGCTCGCGGTGCTGCGCGAGCTTCGCGCCGGGCGGCGCTACGACCTGGTGCACGACGTGCAGTCGGTCGGCTACGGGCTGCTGTTCCTGCAGGCGCTCGGCCTGCCCGTGGTGACCACAATCCACCACCCGCTCTCGATCGACCTGCGCTCGAGCCTGGCCCGCGATCGAACCTTCGCCGAGCGGAAGGGCTCCCTCACCTTCTACCCGGTCCGCAGCCAGGCGCGCACCGCGCGCAGGCTCGCGGCGGTCCTGACCTCGAGCCAGGCCTCGCGCGCCGCGATCGCGCGCGACTTCGGCGTCTCGAAGCAGCGCATCCACGACGTCCGCAACGGCGTCGAGCTGCCCGAGCGGCCGGTCCGGCGCGCGCGTCCTGCGAGGCCCGAGCTCCTCTTCGTCGGGCGCTGCGGCGACCCGAACAAGGGCCTGGAGTACCTGCTCGAAGCGATGGCGCTGCTTCCGCACGAGGTCGGCCTGCGCGTCCTGGACTACTTCCCGGCCCACACGCCGCTCGAGAAGCGGATCGACGCCCTGAATCTCGCCGGGCGGGTGCGCTTCACCGGCAAGGTCTCGAGCGAGGAGCTCGCGCGCGCCTATCGCGACGCGGCGGCGGTGGTCCTGCCGTCGCTCTTCGAGGGCTTCGGCCTGCCGGCGATCGAGGCGCTGGCGGCGGGCACGCCGATCGTCGCGTCGCGCGCAGGAGCCCTTCCCGAGGTGATCGCCGACGCGGGGGCGGGAACGCTGGTGCCCCCGCGCGATCCCGCAGCGCTCGCGAAGGCGATCGCCGAGCTGCTCGCCGGCTGGGACGAGGCACACGAGCAGGCGCTGGCGGCGCGCCCGCGGATCGAGGCGGTCTTCGGCTGGCGGCCCACGGCCGAGCGCACGCTCGCGCTCTACCGGCGCGTGATCGACGAGTTCCGCGGCGCGCCGCAGGAGCGCGGAGCCCGAGCGTGA
- a CDS encoding class I SAM-dependent methyltransferase yields the protein MRSVDLDRDMTHVIPTGTTRDSEYLFRRMEAETLAATRAGAGARVLDSAAGLGQDSRALARSGARAFCAEPSRRMVELAKLVALKEAQPPASGVVWTRAWSESLPFRTGSFDAAFCKGALDHFDDPEACIAELARVTRSGGRVVLAVANFESLGCRLQRFGDRLRRRPVAAGPRTYHVPSDHFTRYDVRLLREQVGRHVEIEELRGISLLWGVRRWARLLARLPAPWSNALLVFADRIAARHPRLSDVVVVAGRPRGR from the coding sequence GTGAGAAGCGTCGACCTCGACCGCGACATGACGCACGTGATCCCGACCGGGACGACACGCGATTCGGAATACCTGTTCCGGCGCATGGAGGCCGAGACGCTCGCCGCGACGCGTGCCGGAGCGGGCGCGCGCGTGCTCGACTCGGCCGCCGGGCTCGGACAGGACAGCCGGGCGCTCGCGCGCTCGGGGGCGCGCGCGTTCTGCGCCGAGCCCTCGCGCCGGATGGTGGAGCTCGCCAAGCTCGTCGCGCTGAAGGAGGCGCAGCCGCCCGCGAGCGGCGTCGTCTGGACTCGCGCGTGGTCCGAGTCGCTTCCGTTCCGCACCGGCTCGTTCGACGCCGCGTTCTGCAAGGGCGCGCTGGACCACTTCGACGATCCCGAGGCCTGCATCGCCGAGCTCGCGCGCGTGACCCGGAGCGGCGGCCGGGTCGTGCTCGCGGTCGCGAACTTCGAGTCGCTCGGCTGCCGCCTGCAGCGCTTCGGCGATCGGCTGCGGCGGCGGCCCGTCGCGGCGGGGCCGCGCACCTATCACGTCCCGTCGGATCACTTCACGCGCTACGACGTGCGTCTGCTGCGCGAGCAGGTCGGGCGCCACGTCGAGATCGAGGAGCTGCGCGGCATCTCGCTGCTCTGGGGCGTGCGCCGCTGGGCGCGGCTGCTCGCGCGCCTGCCCGCTCCCTGGTCCAACGCACTGCTGGTTTTCGCCGACCGGATCGCGGCGCGTCATCCCCGGCTCTCGGACGTGGTCGTCGTCGCGGGGCGACCGCGCGGACGCTAG